CTGTGTGATGCGCTCCCAGCCTGACAACAGCAGGTGTGGGGATGGTTCGAGTCCAGGCCGGCGCTGTGctgcttcaggctgcaggtgggaaCTCACACCCAGGAATGCTCAGGGAAACCTCACAGTCCAGGGGCAATGCCTTTTCCCTTGGCTGTTCTGCTGAATGTGTTGTCTGCTTGGAGAATTCATGTGAGCTGAGGAGGAGGTGAGTCGAAGCCTCCAATGAATCCGTTACACTGGCATGTCCCAGAGCTGAGACCCCTTTCCCCAGTTGGCCATGGCTGCCAAGGTGAGGGGCCACTCCCAAGACATGGGGTGCCCAGGTCTCAGGCTAAGGGGGGAGCTGAGGTTTGTGTGGGAGACAGAACACAGGCTGGGAAGTGGGGAGTTCAACCAGGGAGGTCCTGGTCAAGGCTGGAGGGGAGATGGAGGAGGATACGTGGTCTTCAGTTGCGGGGGGGGGCAAGGTGCTGATGGAGGGGGCAGGAAGTCCCAGCTCTTCTTGGCTCTGGCCGGGTCCTGAACAGAGGCCAGCCTCTACCTCCTGAGAAGTCCCACTGGCGCCAGACAAGtactttgctcttgctgccctCTGGACCCCACTAGGAGATCACTGTTGCTCCTGGGGCCCTCAGCTTGATGCAATGGGGCCTGGgctccaggcaggcaggcgggcatcACTGGGAAGCTCCCAAACCAGGCAGGAAGGGTCGGTCCCCCTTGTTGTTAGACTGGGTTCCTGACACTGATGACGAGCTTTCTATATGCAGGGAATTTAAACATGGGCAGAGCTGCATTTCACCACCCGTGGGATGGGAGGACTGTCGTGGCCAGAAGGTGGTTTCCTCTGCTTCAGTGCAGGGCAGGTCTGGCTGGTGTATGTTAGGCAAGCGGGGTCAGCCCTCAGGCTGTGGGTGAAAGAGCAGAGCGGTGGTGAGCTCACCAGCCTCCTCCTTGACTGAAGGTGgttggggggtgggcaggaggaggaggctgatCTGCGGCCTTTTTAGAAAACTCCGGCTGCTACTGCAGGCTTTTGTGGAATTCCTCGAGAGTGAGAAAGATTCTCTGAGGGGGGACAGGAGCCAGCCTGGCTCTGCTGCCCCGACCAGTTGGGCGCTCTCGGCGCCCCGGGTGCGGCCGGCACGTCCACAGGCATCATCGCCAGGCATTTGTGGGCATCCATGCAGATCCCgggcaggaagtggggagggaagcacGAGACTGGGCGGGGGGATGCTGTGCCGGTGGCACTCACTGCCACTGGATGCATTGctctgccagcccaggagtggcCGCGCTGGCTCAGCACTAGTGGCTCAGTGGAGCCTCGTGCTCGCCCGCCCTGCCAGAGGAACCCGGGCCTAGCAACAAGGGGGCGACCCTGCCTGCCTGGTTTGGGAGCTTCCCActgatgcctgcctgcctgcctggcactcTTGGAAACAGGAGGCCAAACTCAGTGGACCTTCCCTGGTCCAGACACTCAGTGGAACCTCCAGCTCCAGAGGCAGTGGACCTCCCCCTGGGACTGCAGCACCACTGATGACTTGGTTCCAGGGCAGAAAGAGCGGCCTCTCCTCTCCCAGCCCTCCTTGCCTTGGCCCCGGCTTCCCAGTGAGGGGAGCAAAAGCCTGGAAAAGCGGGATGCAGGCTGCGGCGAGGAGCAGTGTTGGCGGAGGAATCCTGGGGAACTGGTTTGAACCCCGCTGGCTCTTCAGACTGGAGGGAGTCGGGAAAACTCCACCCTCGGCTGCCGAGGCGTATAATTTTCCCAGATTTGCCACCTGCTCCTCAAACGCCGGCACCTCCAGCCGTCGCCACCTGCCCTGCGCTTGGCTGGGCTGCAGGTGCAGAGAGGGAGCGTTCCGCACGcgcaggagggcaggaggccaGCGCCATGGGCTCTATGGGGATGCAGATCCTGGGCATGGCCCTCGCGGCAATGGGCTGGCTGGGCACCATCGTGTGCTGCGCACTGCCCATGTGGAAGGTGTCGGCCTTCATGGGCAACAACATTTTGGTGTCCCACAGGAACTGGGAGGGCCTGTGGATGAACTGCGTGCTGCAGAGCACCGGGCAGATGCAGTGCCAGGTCTACGAGGTCATGCTGGCCCTGCCCCAGGACATCCAGGCCGCCCGCGCCCTGGTGGTCATTGCCATCCTGCTGGCTGTGCTGggcctcttcctctccatcctgGGCGGGAAGTGCACGCACTGCCTGGACGAGGAGACCTCCAAGGCCAGGGTGGTGGTGGCCGCCGGCGTcatcttcctcctctccagcatccTGCTGCTCATCCCGCTCTGCTGGACGGCCCACGACATCATCCGGAACTTCTACAGCCCCATGATCGTGGACAGCCAGAAGCGGGAGTTTGGGCCCTCCCTCTATATTGGCTGGGCCTCCTGCGGCCTGCTCCTCTTTGGGGGGACCCTGCTGTGCTGCAACTGCCCTCGCAGGAAGGAGAAGTCCTACTCGGCCAAGTACACCGCCACCCGATCCGTGCCCACCAGCAACTACGTCTGAGcgtcacccccttcccagcctcggaATCTTCCTGTGCCTCCCCTGACAGGCGGACCTGAATGCCTGCGCTGGACCTCCTGCCTCGGACAGAGCCTGCCCTGCCCGCTGACAGACCTTCTGGGGCCTCATGGTGTCCCCTCCCTGCCCGCTTATCTTGCCTCCAAAGCTGGCCAGCCGTATCCACCCCTTCAAGAAGAGGTCTCCGAAACAGAACCGACCAACAGGGTGCCGAGACCTGAATTCCACTTGTTCTCCTTCTAGCTCTGGAAGAGAACTGAGGCCGTCAGCCAAAGACCACCCATTCTGGAGAGTTAGATGGAGACTCCCTTGTGTGGTTGCGTCAACACAACAGGGCAGGCAGCTAAGGGGTGGTGTTTGTAtgtgtgcatgtctgtgtgtgtgttcctgtgtGTGGCTTCCAGGGGCTCATCTGAAGATGGATTCGTACTATGCAGTCATGGCAGAATGACTTCCCTGTGGGAGCTGGGATTGGAAGCCCAAGACCCTTAAGTATCTTGACCAACAAACACCTCTGAGTGTTTGGGGCCCTGGGATGTCAGCCAGAAATGCCCAGAACTCCTTAAGACCTCTATGGCTAGTTGCCTCCCAGCCTGCTTCGGTGTCTCATTGTATTTGCAGGATTCCGTTTTGAGGGTGTTTAAACAGAGACAGGCAGCTGCGCACCAGGTGCTCAGCTCTCTCCACCACCTCTTGTCAAAGCTTGTGAAGCAATGGATGGGTATTTAATGGGCCAGTCCCAGTAGTCCAAGTGTGGGTTTCCTTTGGTGAAAGGGGTCACAGCAGTAAGCTAGAATTCCACCCTGGCTGACTGGCTCTCCTGATCTTGGAAGTCCAGGCTGGCAGACCCAGACATCTCTGGGAGCACAGACCATTGAGCAGGGTGTCCAGAAAGGACAGGGGGCTGTTTGTTTCAGAGCCCTGGCCAGGAATTCAAAGTGTGCAAGGGTGGGGACTCTAGAATGCCACAAGAGCTTGCTATTCATCTCTCTCTAGCAGAGCTTAATTTGAACCCCGATTTTGGCATGGAGATTTTTCCAAAACTAGGACTCCCACGTGATGCAGTAGGAAAGAAACATTCCTGATCCTTGCAGGCTGCTGGCAGTCTGGGGTGGTGTCATCAAATCAGCACTGCCAGACTGGGGATTAGAagggcagttccccccccccccaggctggtgcTGTTGGCCACAATCTCCTGTTCTCTGAATCTTTACAGTATTTCCACTCTGCTCTCTCTCGGTTTGTTGAGGAGACCACATCCCTCAGAGCTCAATCAGCAACAGGTTTCTTGAGGGCTCACTCTATTTTGAAAATCAGAGCTCGTCCTGAAAGTCTGGCGGTAGTAAGGAAAGTGCCTCTGTGCATGGACAGAGTGTCAAAACACTGAATGACCCTAGAGGTGTG
The DNA window shown above is from Tiliqua scincoides isolate rTilSci1 chromosome 8, rTilSci1.hap2, whole genome shotgun sequence and carries:
- the LOC136658489 gene encoding claudin-4-like, which gives rise to MGSMGMQILGMALAAMGWLGTIVCCALPMWKVSAFMGNNILVSHRNWEGLWMNCVLQSTGQMQCQVYEVMLALPQDIQAARALVVIAILLAVLGLFLSILGGKCTHCLDEETSKARVVVAAGVIFLLSSILLLIPLCWTAHDIIRNFYSPMIVDSQKREFGPSLYIGWASCGLLLFGGTLLCCNCPRRKEKSYSAKYTATRSVPTSNYV